The nucleotide window acaataataataatgataataattgttgttgttgtttacaataaataatgtcAGCCTAACTGCCAATTACACACATGTTGCACCAAGTTACACTGTTCTATATAGATATGgattgttttgtattattagtGTTAGTGAGAAATGTTAGTATTAGCTCATAAAAGTTCTAATTGGGACACAAAAATGGCAAATCAGTTTTACTTTTGCAAAAATAACAGAAATGCACTATTGGCCCTAATTGCTGAGCTCTGTTTTCACACAGTGGTTTAAGTAATATGGTTTATAGAGATTTATACCATGTAACTTCTTACTACTTGTCAAGCAGAccattttaaattgtaattttaatttaatttaactatTATTAAATGTGAAGTAGAATGTAACTTTTGTTTGCTTTCATTTAAAGCTCAAGtgtggtttctttttctttatcagcAAGGTATATATCACACCTCAAATCTGACTTCCAGTTGCAGGCCACATTCCAGATTATATCTTTATGTGTGAATATTTCagttattgttgttttattattattattattattattattattagtagtagtagtagtagtagtagtagtagtagtagtatcaatattattattattattattattattattattattaagataagataagataaacctttatctgcattattattactattattactgcattattattattattattattattattattattattattattagaagtagtagtagtagtagtacagcagtagtagtagttctGGATAGTAATGATTATTCATATATTGCATAGCCGGGTGTTGTTTGCTAtgcagataaataataatactcaCATTTTATTAATCATCATTCAATTACGTGATTTTCATACCTGAATTAAATTCATGTCTGTTCCACATGTTCATACTAaagttataattttttgtattgATTAATGCTAAGCTCTCTTATAGACAACACCATGTATTTTttcctatgttttttttaattctatgcCAGATAATATTGACTTTGGAGTGGGTGGTCTTTACCATTTTCTGAGAATCAAAGAGTTTAGATAGCAAGTAATGCGTCAACTTTACATAGGAAGTGTGTCCTAATTTTAGCTCTTTCCGATGAAACCTTTGTAAGTAACGAGGAATAATtgctataaataatttttagcaTATTTTAATATGCATAATTATTACCTGCTATAGACtgtttgtgtgttctgtgtttgtgtgtgtgtgtgtgtgtgtgtgtgtgtgtgtgtgtgtgtgtgtgtgtgtgtgtgtgcatgtgtttagaGAGGGGTGTGAAAGGTTTTGGTACTTTGGTTACAGGACAGTGTGTACATACCACATAGCCACATAAGCACATTTAATTTCCAAGAACCCAGGAGGTTAGATTTACTGAAAtattgaccacacacacacacacacacacacacacacacacacacacacacacacacacacaggttatcTCCCTGCTCAACTTTGGATTGTTATCTGATATGTTTTAATGGTAGGCTTTCTTGCACAGCTCTATAGTTCTGTTAGTCTGTTATTCCTAAATGAGATGGTAATTTCCACAATGTTAAACACTTTTAAATGTTCTGCAACACAacagaaaaaattatttcacaatATGTCCAGTTTAATCCCATTGCTCTCATATAAGATAATGGGTAGATTTATCTGGTAAAAACTAGTTTTAAAATGGTTTCATACTTTATTATTACACTAATTTAGATTTGGGCAGGACATTCAACAGactaatcattttcatttatatgaGAGAAGGCATACAAAGCAATGACCATGTACATCAATCCTGGCTGAACTTctgcacatctgtgtgtgtgtgtgtgtgtgtgtgtgtgtgtgtgtgtgtgtgtgtgtgtgtgtgtgtgtgtgtacagcccACATCGAGGTGATTCCCTGTAAGATCTGTGGAGACAAGTCATCCGGTGTGCACTATGGGGTTATCACCTGTGAGGGCTGCAAGGTAAAACCTTGTTCTAATTGATTTTCTTATTGTTTGAAGTGTAATTCAGAGCATTGTGCTCATTCATATTATGAATGAACATATTATATTCACTGCATTCTGTGTGCTTTCTTGCTTAATCTTTCTCTCCTGCAGGGTTTTTTTCGAAGGAGTCAGTCCTCCAGTGTCCAGTATTCTTGCTCTAGGCAGAGTAACTGCCTCATTGACCGCGCCAGCAGGAACCGCTGCCAGAGCTGCCGACTCAAAAAATGTGTTGCCCAGGGAATGAGCCGAGATGGTAGGTtacaaaaagataaaataaaaaaaagaatgagagagaaagagacattaAGTTGTATTCATAGTATTTCAAGACATAGTGCAAGGAAAACCATGCTATTTATTTAACTCTCTCttttgtataattgtatattttcttttgtatattttcatgTCACATAGAAAAACATTTGTTCTATTCCCTCACTTACATGGTGGTAGTGTGGTGGTGTCTTTGGattattgatcagaaggtcaggggatCAAGCTCCATTATTGCCAGGCTGTCACtgtttggcccttgagcaatcCCCTTAGCCCACTGTGTTCTAGGGGTGCTGTATCGTGGCTGACTCTGAGCTCTGACCCTAGTTTTCTAACATTgctggaatatgcaaagaaagaattgtaATGTACGTGTGACAAGTTCCAAACGATGAACATAAATTAGTAATATATCAGTGACTGTAAAAAAATCTCTAGGACAGGGATTCAGAAAACTTCACTAAAATGTGAGCTAATGGTCTTAAGGCATTATTTAACTTTATTCTAATGTACCATATAAGAGTACACTCTGCAAGCTCAGCAGTGTATTTCAACTGCTCAGCAGTAGTCTCTAAATTTGCTTGTCAGTGGTTCAAAACACATAGTGGAAAATAATACTCTTTTTGTTTCCCACAAAGAATGTCTTAGTGCTTAGGGAAATAAATAGACTTATTTCACAATACAAAGGCAAACTCTTTCAAGGCCAGAGAAATTCATAGACCCAAAGAAAGCATATGCTGCAGGTCTACTGgcatcagaaataaaaaataaaaaaataaaaataaaaatgtctctgCCATATAGGAGTACAAGTAATTCATGAGAACCTATgtatatctaatatatataaaataaaaggtaGCCTAATTTTTGATTCCCCTGAAAGTACTTTAAAATTCCTGTTACCATGTTAGACATTAACTATTTTACCACTGCATGAATTAAAAGCTGTACTTGATTGCCAATTGCTATTCTGGGTGTGAACTATAGAGTTACAAGGAAATGTGTCTGCATATAAACTACATTTGAATGTGTATTATCATGTTCCCCATATGTGTTAAATTGACACAAAATATATGAGAACTTTATTCTCTCCCACAATACTACAGCCAAAGGCTTGAACTTGCACATCATGTCAGACCTGCCTACCTGACTACAACTCACACAAAACAATCACATTGTCAAATTAATATCTCAATAAATTTCCTAAATAGGTATTTCCTATTGTGTAAAATACATATCTTTGAATTCATGCTCACTCTCCTTCTCAGCTGTAAAGTTTGGCCGCATGTCTAAGCGTCAGAGAGATTCTCTTTTTGCTGAGGTTGAAAGAcatcagcagcaacaacaacaacagcagcgtCTTCAGGCCAGCCAAGCCGAGCCCGAACCTATTCCAGCCTACCGGCCAGGCAAAGAGTCCAGAGGTCGCACAGCACATTTACTCCAGCCACTGGTTCCCACCTTTCCCTACAGTCTTGACACTGAGCTCAACTGCTCTTCGGAGATACATCAATATCATGGCAGTGCCACAGGTGAGGCCCAGGTTACAGCTTTGGCCTACAGAAGTTCTCAAAGGAGTGGCGAGAGCAGCAGTTTTTCAACGTTGAGAGGTTAGAAGCACTCTTGTTTACTTGTGCATTGTAATCCACCTCTTCAGTTCTTACTgcaattttgtttttacataacTCCATGCCAGTTTTTTACTGAGTGTACCGTCCTCTCTTCTAGGCTTTGACTCCCGAAGATCTACACCGGAGGCCATCCTGAGCATTCCAGGAAATGAAATGGGACTACGAACTTTTGACACTGACAGTTTGTTCTGTCCCTATCCTATGTCAACACACATAGGTGAACAAGAACAGAATCGCCACATATTACTGCATCTGATTTGGCCTAATGGTGGAATGTTAAGTGGTAGTAAAATGTGTTAAGATCAAGttcaacctgtgtgtgtgtatgtgtatgtgtttggttGTGTAGAGGAGCTGTGTGCAAGTATTTTCCGTTCTCACCGGGAAACAAGTCAGTATCATGCGGAAGACCTGCAGGCTCTTAAATGGAAGGTTTTCAGCAGGGAGGAGGTTCATGCCTACCAGAACAAAGTACTACACTTTTACTATAACAGTACAATTGTTACTGCACAGACTAAATAATATCTCAGACATATTTAAAGGGATTGACCAACTGTATTTAAGCAGAACTgcaacttaataaataaatcttataaaCAGCTTCAACTTTCTGATGCTAATTGGAATCTATATGAGTGCTGTATTAAATGAAGGAAATGAAGGATAATGTATAGTTAATACAAGACAGTGCTAGTACAGttgaacccggttatctcgccctcggttacctcgacaaccctattaagtcgacgtttttgaagtggaaccgccaaattctcgctttttctaagcattttttatcggttatgtatttttttatctcgctgaaccctaatatctcgagcacaaagggggaaaaatttgccatttaacgttggttatctcggtgcagccgcagaagaactcacggaagtggcggaaaaatcaagtcttacagctgctac belongs to Silurus meridionalis isolate SWU-2019-XX chromosome 4, ASM1480568v1, whole genome shotgun sequence and includes:
- the rorc gene encoding nuclear receptor ROR-alpha A, whose amino-acid sequence is MMRAHIEVIPCKICGDKSSGVHYGVITCEGCKGFFRRSQSSSVQYSCSRQSNCLIDRASRNRCQSCRLKKCVAQGMSRDAVKFGRMSKRQRDSLFAEVERHQQQQQQQQRLQASQAEPEPIPAYRPGKESRGRTAHLLQPLVPTFPYSLDTELNCSSEIHQYHGSATGEAQVTALAYRSSQRSGESSSFSTLRGFDSRRSTPEAILSIPGNEMGLRTFDTDSLFCPYPMSTHIEELCASIFRSHRETSQYHAEDLQALKWKVFSREEVHAYQNKTMDEMWQHCAVRLTDAVQYVVEFAKRIPGFRQLGQNDQIALLKSGSMEVVLVRMSRIFNTENSTVFFDGKFAGTELFKSLACGDFIASVFDFAHSLCALRLTEQQVALFSSLVLINADRPCLEDRDKVLRVRKDVELALNQLLHRDNQESLLHKLYQKMALLKNLCSLHIEKLRWFRQYYPMTVHSLFPPLYKELFVTDSDVHTMVTL